A region of the Epinephelus fuscoguttatus linkage group LG13, E.fuscoguttatus.final_Chr_v1 genome:
GTTTCATTAGCATATGTACCATATGCCTCCCAGAGGTGGACTAATTCTGTTATAGTTAACAACATCTGGGAAGATGAGCATTGACAATACTGAATAAATGTGACAACACAAGAGGAACAAACAGAACTTTTCTGCTTTAAAAGCCAATAAATTGTACAAGCATAGAAAATCTACTTTCTTGCATGTGGGATTTTATAGTCTTAAGATTTCAGGCACATAATTTGATAATTTGTTATCAGCTGTCAAAgcagacatgcagcaaaacatgTTAGTTCAAATGACTGCTATGAAGGTTTATCTGTGCTGAATGTATTCAATGTTGTTGTCATTCTCAGACAAAGGGCAATTTGCCAGGAGCAAATGTTCCTGATGCTTTGCCCTCTTTTAAAcggtcatttaaaatgtttaaacacCTTATTATTCAGTCTCTTATACATCAGACAAGATGCCTCTGTCAATCAACAGTGTGACTATAAATCAAACATGAAACTGCAGGGAAGGTTTCAGCCATGGAAGCTCTATTCAGGTATCAAGAAATTCAAAGCAACGCCCCCAGCTCCATTACAGCCTGGCGCCTTTGTTGCATGCCAAATCCTTACCTGTAGTTATTTTCTGCTTTAAAAGGCACTGCTGCTATTTAGCACTTGTGTAACATACATACAATGTCCAGTCATCATGCACCAATTTTACCCTTTCATTTGAAAGCAGAGACATCTGTCATACACTAGACTCTGCTCTATACAGTAGTTTGTATCCGCCGTGTGTTTAATTTCAAAGTATCACAAACCTACAGAGGCAAATATACAATCGATATCATCAAGGCTGTCAGAGCCAGAGGTCTCAGACATCGCCTTACATGTAGACCTCTTCCTATGGTCGTCCACCGACAGTCCAGACACTGATAACTCAGTGCTCTTCCTTTGTCTCTCCACCTGTTTCTTTTTCGCACCAGTTCCGACTGTTGAGGACTTAAATTGACTCCTGAGTGACTGCAAACGAGTTCTCAGGCCAGCATGTCTCCCCGTTGCGGTAGAAGACTGACAGGTTCTTGGCACTGATCCCTGAGGAGATGAAGCCCAGCAAGCTTCCTGTCTGAAGGTCGGCAGCTTCTTCTGGACACTGGGGATGAAGACAAATTTTATCAATATGCACGACCAGTATTAGGAGCAACTTTGTCACACAATATGCAAGGATGCAACTCCACACATAGTGGTTTATAAGATACACCTGTACAGTAATGCGATCCAATACAACTGGTCTGCCAAAAAGCCTACTTTTATGATGCTTATCATGTTTTGTCACTGTCATAGAAGTAATACCTAGCAGTTTACTTGCATTGGTCTAAAAGCTGTACCCTAACAAAGTGGACACTGAGTGtatggtgaagattctcagtcagcCAGGTCATGGTGCTATATTCATCATCATAAgggctatattgtaggcaactggacttgcttgagtttcttgaagatgtttcgcctctcatctaAGAGGCTTCTTCAGGTCTGAGAATAGTTCTACGATATAACACTTATGACACTGAGTGTATATTCTGCAGTGCTGCTCTTACTTGTAACCCTCTGCCTCCAGCCATTTCAGCCTCTGGCACTTTAAACGCAGGAAGGTTAAACGACGTCTTTCCCTGTCCATCTTCTGGGATTTACACCATGGAATCATCTCATCCAGATGGGTTGCCATGTCTTTGAAAGTAGCAGCCTCTCTCACTTGTTTCTTGAACTTTTGTACCTTGTCCagcttgtgtgttttctgtgcgTCGGATTTGCCCTGGAGTAATGAAATTATGTAATCATTGGATGATTATGTGACAACACCTTGCAATTACATAATCCCTAAAATCCAAAAatcaataatgaatgaatatttaatcAGGTTTGCTCACATACCTTGGTAACGTTCCTGACAACCTTGAGAAAAGGCTTCATGTCAATGCCGAGACTAATAACAcctgaaaaaagacaaaaatgacaacagtAATGTTTACACTGTTGTTACATGGTTCACTCTAGAGGCTAAATGAGATTGTTTGAAAATGCAGCACTGGTTGAAACAGCTTTGCTTTTTACTGCAAATCCCATCAGGCTACACTGAATATCATTTTGTGAACTATCAGTGGCTGGCAGACTGATTGATCTGTCATCCCGAACAAGAGTTTTCAGAGCTGCAGTTTACTGAACTCCTGTCACTCCTCGATTGTGGAAGAATGTGTCCTTTAGGAAGCGTCATCTTACTGTCCTGCACTAAATGCGCCATATGGAATACAGAATACACACTAAAGAATGAAAATGCTCCATACCTCTGTCAACAGCAACACCCAGATCTTCTTTAACCTTCCTTGTCTCTCCTTGTTTCTTGACCTTCACAGGaagtttcttcctcttctcctgctgctgctgcttctccttGTGGTCTTTGGCATGGGGACCGTGTGCTGTTTTTTTGGGCAGTATATATGCATCAGAAGGACCCAGGAACTGAGCCATATCTGCTGGCAGAGAGAAGTCTGTGAGGAAGGGCATGGGATGGGCGCTGGCTACTTCTCTAAGGAGCTCCAGGAGCTGCTGATACAGAGTGGACAGGCTGACCAGGATACCACGGGCAATCACCCTGATGGAACACAGAGGCAGGTAGATTTAGCTTTGTGGAAATTatttccaaacaaacacacatcaaactattgtaaatactgatttttttttctctaaatatTGCTGCAATTTGAAGCCACAGACATGCAAAGCTGCCTTATCACATTGAGAAGAAGCTCTCACCAGAGACGACTGAGCATGCTGGTTATCACCATATTCAAGACAATAAACTCCTCTAATTTCATATGCTGCCTGGAAAGTCTGATGCAAATATTTCTTAAGGGCAAACCCACAAGGTGAATTCAAGTAAACAAAGACTGTTTCAAAACAAATATCAGGGTCCTTGGAAATTTCTGTCAGAATACGCTCCATGTTTCTGAACACTGCCACTTCTGAAAAGGATACGAAAACGCTCTGCTGCAGCGTCTTAATGTGCAGCTCATCAGCTGGGCGCCTCCCAGCACTTTGAGACAGAGCCACTCCAGCATTGGTTGACTGGGGATGTCAAACTCACCAGCCTCCATGCTCAGTTTtctaaacaaacacagacacacacacacacacacacacacacacacacacacacacacacacatcattacaGTGACTACACAGATAATTCAACCACATTTCACTGAATGTATCACTGCTGTAATGTGTGCATACAAGAATGTGACAGCACATCACACTGAAACGATAAAGCTTTCTATCTACCTTTGAATTCTGTTGGGACACATGTCTGTCAGCTCCTGGAGAGCAGCATCAAGCTTCATGCATTTCAGCCTGTTAATGCATTGTTCAACCTGTGAGGGATAAGCCAAAATATGCAAATGACACATAGACATCAGTGAGTTAAATCTGTAGTTTTATTAGAAAACAGTCACACATCCTTTAGAGGCCAGATGCAGACATGACCCTCAGTCCTCACCTGCTTTAAGGCGCTGAACGTCTTGTTGCCTCTGTAGCTATTATTCAGGATGTACAACAGCTCGTAGAGAACTCGTATCTCCGTTTGAAGAATCTCACTCCCAAAGAGCTTACGGACCTTCTCATTTTCCGCCAAGAGAGCTTTAACACTTGCTTCtgcacaacagcaacaacacttAAACATGTCAGTTTATGCAACGATAATCATAAAGTACACCATCAATACTGCTGAGTTCAGATCCATGCCCTCCCACGTGGGTTGCAGGCAGCATATACAGTGTATTTAGCGCAGTTGTGCCCCAGACATCACGTTACAAAGTCAACATATGTATCTAATTAGCATCCGACCAATGAAACGTACCTGTAGATGAACTGAACGGTATTCGGACAACAGACACGGCACTGGGAAATGCAATGTTTACCCTGTTCCATGTTTCTTGAGCCATGCTgccctgcaaaaaaaaaaatatgcggAAGTCAGTCAGCCAATTGTATGCGACTAAATGTAAACGTCAGAGTTCGTCTTAAAGGCAAAGTACAGTCAGTGAAGTTGCTATCTGACAGTAGTGATGTGATAgcctcagttcagttcagctcGGAATACATGAGAAACGTTATTTTCCGTTTCCATGGTGAAATGTTATGGATGGTACCAATACAACAGTTCCTTACTGGCTCCATTTTTCGTCACTCCTCACGTTGTGACAACGTCTTTTAGACGTCCTGGTTCGACGTAGAAATGACGTTTCCATCGGGTGCAGAATGAAAGTTTTTACAACGTCTTTTTGGACTCCTTCTGGACGTCTAGTTTTGACGGCTACAGGGTGTCTGTACAAGGTTACAATATGGTCCAGAAATGGTTGGTATGGATGTCCTCTCGACGTCTTATATGGACCAAATTTGAACGTAatttttatgtacaaaaatatttaaaatattggcCAAACTATGGTCCATTTACAACCTTGTTTTCCAATGAAAATATTCAGTACAGCattcaaaaaacacttcaatTGTTGTCTTCCATTGTGAGAACATACAAACACCATTATCTTGGGTGTATTGTAATGTGTATATGAAATGCGTATTtcattcaaaatacactttattgttgtgtctcacaaattcaaatctctcataaatcacaaattcaacatatttTGTCTATGTTTAATGTTGTGTATGTTTAATGTTATCTTGTGtatgtttaatatgtttttctgGATGGAGCATGTTTAAGGTGTTCCCCAGCATGTTTGCGGACAGTATTCTCAGTCCcctctttaaatgttttcagtacAGCCCCTGAAAAAGTTGGAAGACAAAATGTTTTCTCAGTGTATGATACTTAATTTCAACACTAGGCAGCGCTGCTGTCAAAGCAGCTTCTCgatactgacaaaaaataataaaataaaaattaataaaattaattttcacccatttagaaattagatatttaaaaactgattacacaagtgtgtttaccatcccgttaaagtccacagtgtactctcaattcagtatatACGACTCCCAAATCTAGGAaaaacgtggcatggttgtcggtgccagacaggctggtgTGAGTATTttagaaactgctgatctactgggattttcacacaaaccatctctagggtttacagagaaTGGTccgaaaaagaagaaaatatccagtgagcagcagttctctgggtgaaaatgccttgttgatgccagaggtcagaggagaatagccagactggttcaagatgatagaaaggcaacagtaacgcaaataaccactggttacaatcaaggtctgcagaagatcatctctgaaccaacaacatgttgaaccttgaagcagatgggctacagcagcagaagaccacactgggtgccactcctgtcacctttcaacaggaaactgaggctacaattcacacaggctcaccaaaaatTGTCAATAgaaacattgcctggtctgatgagccTTGATTTCTGTTGCCACATTCATATGtcagggtcagaatttggtgtaaacaacatgaaagcatggatccatcctgccttgtatcaacggttcaggctggtggtggtggtggtgtaatggtgtgggggatattttcttggcacactttgggccccttagtaccaactgagcatggtttaaacactaCAGCCTACCTgggtattgttgctgaccgtgtccatccctttatgaccacagtgtacccatcttctgatggctacttccaacaggataacacaccatgtcacaaagctcaaatcatctcaaactggtttcttgaacatgacaatgagttcactgtactccaatggcctgcacagtcaccagatctcagtcctaTAGAGCACCTTGGgtatgtggtggaacgggagattagCATCATGTacgtgcagctgacaaatctgcagcaactgtgtgatgctatcatgtctaTATGGACCACAATCTGTGAGGAATGTCTCCAGCACCTATCTATGCCACGACGGCAGTTCTGGAGGCAAAAGGGGGTCCAGCCCATACTAGCAGGGTGTGCTTAACAAAGTGGCAGATGAGTGTACATACTCATACTCTGCTTAGGGATTTTGGTGACATTGTGCACAGTAAGTACAGAACATACCACTGACATATCTCTACATTGCTTTATCTGTCTATCTTCCTCAGTACATGTATTTAATTTACCAAGTACATTTTCAACAGGGCACACATCCCTACTGCATCTGTAGGTTAATGTATACACTGGTGCGTTCACCTTTACCGAGGAAAAGGATTTGCGAGATCAGACGGAAGAATTGGTTCTCTGCACTTCTTGTAGGAGGTAATAGCTGCAAAATGTTAGTGTGTCAATAGAGCACACATTCAGAGAGCTGTGCACATTGCATGAGGTTAAAAAAGGCCTTAACTGAGATATGTTAACCACAAGTGTTCAAAAGGTTTTGCAGGCATATATATCCCCTCTGTGATATTGTACCTCCCATCAAGTGTAAACATGTAGATACTGATAGCATTTGGCACAGTCACTTCAACTTCATGCAGAAAAAAAGGGTCTGACTTCCTATGTCCATGTATACAGAATGCAGACATTCAAGGTGTTTCCTCTGctcctttctcctcactgaaGGGGAGTACAAAAGTTGACCTTACTAACTGGTTTAAGATAAAACCTACAAAGCATAGGAATCAGGAATGTGCAGACTCATATGCACGAATAAAGCTGGCAGGCTCATGCGAGACCATAACTCAACCCAGTCAGTGCTCGGTGAAGGGGGAGAAAACTACACTGCTGTATTTGTACAGATGGGAGGGCTGTGTCTTCTTTGGCAGAGGATGATAAGATGGTGGGCAGGAAAAACACAGGCTGCAACAAACCTAACCCTTTAGCTTCTAATTTGGTGCACAGCCTCCACTTCTGAGCAATCACGGTTGCTACGGGCTGCCAGACACCTGCATGGTTTCAATGTGATGACACTTGTACCTGCACAGCTCTCGTGCTTGACTTCAAAGAGCCTGGAGCTGGGGCCATCCTGCCTACTGCCAGCGCTCTGTTTGTATCAGCACTCACAGTCTCTGAAGTCTCACATTCACTTTTGAGAAGATTGACACCTTTGCTTTGTCACACTGCCTCCGCAAAGCCATTACAATCAACAAGGTTGAGGGATTCATTCCATATTCTCCGAGAACAATCAACAGTCTGGAACTAATCATTGAGTGCATTCACTTATCAACTCCACCAGGTGGAGCCAGAAATACCATGAGAGTCTTAAAAAGCCTTTTAGACATGGGATCTGGAACATTGGTGACTTTCACAGCTCAAGATAGACATTTGCAGTATTTCATGGTTCACTAAAgcagttttatttctttgtgcaTAAGAAATGGTATGTTTTTACACTGTAGTGGTGTCTTCACAGGGTTGAACAAGATGTGCACTTGATGAAGGTATTTCAGCATATGCATGCCTCATTTGGTGTTTAGTACCATAACGCTATAGTTTCAGTGTGCAGGAATAATCCaagtttatgacattttatcatTAAGCATTCTGCAGTCAACTGAAACATTCAGAAATGGTTTAAAGTATTCAGGGCAGACTCTCAAATTTCCTAAAACAGTCTCTTTGGAGCAGTTTCATTAGCATATGTACCATATGCCTCCCAGAGGTGGACTAATTCTGTTATAGTTAACAACATCTGGGAAGATGAGCATTGACAATACTGAATAAATGTGACAACACAAGAGGAACAAACAGAACTTTTCTGCTTTAAAAAATCTACTTTCTTGCATGTGGGATTTTATAGTCTTAAGATTTCAGGCACATAATTTGATAATTTGTTATCAGCTGTCAAAgcagacatgcagcaaaacatgTTAGTTCAAATGACTGCTATGAAGGTTTATCTGTGCCGAATGTATTCAATGTTGTTGTCATTCTCAGACAAAGGGCAATTTGCCAGGAGCAAATGTTCTTGATGCTTTG
Encoded here:
- the nepro gene encoding nucleolus and neural progenitor protein isoform X3, yielding MAPEPWNRLNIAFPSAVSVVRIPFSSSTEASVKALLAENEKVRKLFGSEILQTEIRVLYELLYILNNSYRGNKTFSALKQVEQCINRLKCMKLDAALQELTDMCPNRIQRKLSMEAGEFDIPSQPMLEWLCLKVLGGAQLMSCTLRRCSRAFSLSRQHMKLEEFIVLNMVITSMLSRLWVIARGILVSLSTLYQQLLELLREVASAHPMPFLTDFSLPADMAQFLGPSDAYILPKKTAHGPHAKDHKEKQQQQEKRKKLPVKVKKQGETRKVKEDLGVAVDRGVISLGIDMKPFLKVVRNVTKGKSDAQKTHKLDKVQKFKKQVREAATFKDMATHLDEMIPWCKSQKMDRERRRLTFLRLKCQRLKWLEAEGYNVQKKLPTFRQEACWASSPQGSVPRTCQSSTATGRHAGLRTRLQSLRSQFKSSTVGTGAKKKQVERQRKSTELSVSGLSVDDHRKRSTCKAMSETSGSDSLDDIDCIFASVGL
- the nepro gene encoding nucleolus and neural progenitor protein isoform X1: MSRRSCRPSDGKLAGLHLLKDQCQEPVGLPPRWGSMAQETWNRVNIAFPSAVSVVRIPFSSSTEASVKALLAENEKVRKLFGSEILQTEIRVLYELLYILNNSYRGNKTFSALKQVEQCINRLKCMKLDAALQELTDMCPNRIQRKLSMEAGEFDIPSQPMLEWLCLKVLGGAQLMSCTLRRCSRAFSLSRQHMKLEEFIVLNMVITSMLSRLWVIARGILVSLSTLYQQLLELLREVASAHPMPFLTDFSLPADMAQFLGPSDAYILPKKTAHGPHAKDHKEKQQQQEKRKKLPVKVKKQGETRKVKEDLGVAVDRGVISLGIDMKPFLKVVRNVTKGKSDAQKTHKLDKVQKFKKQVREAATFKDMATHLDEMIPWCKSQKMDRERRRLTFLRLKCQRLKWLEAEGYNVQKKLPTFRQEACWASSPQGSVPRTCQSSTATGRHAGLRTRLQSLRSQFKSSTVGTGAKKKQVERQRKSTELSVSGLSVDDHRKRSTCKAMSETSGSDSLDDIDCIFASVGL
- the nepro gene encoding nucleolus and neural progenitor protein isoform X2 yields the protein MAPEPWNRLNIAFPSAVSVVRIPFSSSTEASVKALLAENEKVRKLFGSEILQTEIRVLYELLYILNNSYRGNKTFSALKQVEQCINRLKCMKLDAALQELTDMCPNRIQRKLSMEAGEFDIPSQPMLEWLCLKVLGGAQLMSCTLRRCSRAFSLSRQHMKLEEFIVLNMVITSMLSRLWVIARGILVSLSTLYQQLLELLREVASAHPMPFLTDFSLPADMAQFLGPSDAYILPKKTAHGPHAKDHKEKQQQQEKRKKLPVKVKKQGETRKVKEDLGVAVDRGVISLGIDMKPFLKVVRNVTKGKSDAQKTHKLDKVQKFKKQVREAATFKDMATHLDEMIPWCKSQKMDRERRRLTFLRLKCQRLKWLEAEGYNVQKKLPTFRQEACWASSPQGSVPRTCQSSTATGRHAGLRTRLQSLRSQFKSSTVGTGAKKKQVERQRKSTELSVSGLSVDDHRKRSTCKAMSETSGSDSLDDIDCIFASVGL